A region of the Desulfomicrobium macestii genome:
TTTCCGGTCAAGGGCTTGGGCTTGGATGGCAAGAGCGGTTTCGTTACGGAGAAGATGGATGCTGACCGCCCCGATTCGAAACGGCACGGCCCGCTCCAGCGAGGTCGAGAAGGTGCGGACGCGCGCTATGTAGTCCGCCTGGGTTGCGGCCAGGTTCGCGGCCAGGGACATGTGTTCGAGAAGCGGTTCGTCCTCCGCCGGGAAATAGTACAGGCCAATTTTGGCGTTTCGGGATAATTCGTCCACCCCGGTTGCTTCGGCCAGTAGCCCATACACGCCGGGACGGCAGCGGAGTTTCATGGTCCAGGCGACAGTACCCCTGGGGCAGACGGCCATGCCTTTCCAGCCGACGAGCCGTTTGAATTCATTGTGTCGGCAAGCTGCAAGCAGACTGTTCAAGAGCAGGACGGGCGTGTCCACGGGCTGGCCTTTGGGGCGTAAGGAGGGGAGAATGGATGATAGATTCATGTCCGAAGATTTGTGATGCGCGCCCGGCCCCGAAGGGCCGGGCGCATGTGTGCATGGCGGTGTGGTGTCAGCCGAAGGTTATCTTGTCGCCATTTCCGAGGTAGTCCTCGGAAGCGGAGCGGAATCGTGCGGTGCCGCGCACCACGGGGTAGCCCGCTTCGACGAACTTCTTGGCCGTGAGATGCCCGGTGCAGTGGTTGCAGCCGATGAGTTCGAAGCCCCACTGGCCAAGGGCGATGACAAGATCGTCGTATTTTGGATCCCAGTCCTCGAACGGGGAGATGTGAAGCCCTCCGTAGATGCCGTAGAACTTGTCATTGTCATACTTCAGGTTGGTGAAGGCGAAGTCCGCGAACTGGAGAATTCCCTGGTGGTTGCACCCCGAGACCAGGACCAAACCCTTGTCCTTGATGTTGAAGGCGAGAGAGGTTTCGCCAAAGACACGATTGATGATGGGTACATCGAATTTGAGCAGGGCCATGCCCGGAGCTATCTGGGTCACGGGCTTGTTCACGATGACCGGCTCACCTTTGTATCCGGAATCTTTGATGTATTGAAGGCCTTCCTTGTAGAAACCGTCGTGCACGTACAATGGGATGCGGTTGTCGTACTTCATGGTGACAGGCAGGCCCCAGAAGTGATCCCAGTGCTCGTGGGAGATGAACAGCGCCTCGATTTCCTGATCGCGCAGCATCTGGTCGATGCCCTCGCGTTTGAAGCAGCTGTCCATCCATTCGTAGGACCAGCCGGTGTCCAACAGGAATTTGCGCACAGTGCCGTCCAGGGCTTCTACTTCGAGCAGGCAGGAGTAGCCGCCCGGATTTTCCGGGTGCAGGGAGAGTTTTTTCTGGATTTCCCATGCTTTTTCAAGGTCATGGGGCAGCAGGTCCTTGATGGTGCTTATGCCTTCCTCGTAGGATCCTTTGCCAGAGCCTTTGCCATTGGCGAGAGGGGCCCAGTTCAGAGTGTATTGGTTCACGAGCAGTCCGCCCGCTTCGTGGATATCGCCGATGAGATGCGCGTTGTTGAACCAGCTCGTTTCCGAGATGTTGGTCACGCGTACGCTTCGGCACGTGCCGAAGTCCTGTTGATTGCGCTGCGTTTTCGGAAGCCGGCTGTAGGCCCACGGGCTGTAGGAGTACATGCCCATGCTTGCGAACGTGCCCGCCACCAGTCCGGTAGCAGCGCCCTTCACGAAGTCGCGTCTGCTTATATTATTCCTGTTTGTGCTCATTGTTTCTACTCCTCTTTCCCGTGCTTACTTGATGATGGTGATGTTGGCACCCACCCAGGGCAGGGCTTTGATGATGGCGAAATAGAGCAGCGCTCCCGCGACAAGGCCGATGCCAAGGCCTTTGGCGATGCCCTGCGTCCACTTCACGTCGCTGGCCACAACTTCATTCTGGTGGTTTTCCAGTTCGGCCTCGGTCTTCTGCACGGCCTTCCAGCCTGGCCAGCCGTCCATGAACCAGACGTTGATCAGGAAGATGTTGATAAGCCAGATCATGGGAATCATGGGGAACTGCTGGGGATGGGAGAAGCCTTTCTGCGTGCCCAGGAACAGATGCGAGGTCTTGTAGTAGATCACGTACACCACCACGGCCAGCGCAGCGGTCAGCAGGGTGCGGATGCATACATTGACAGGGCGGCTGAATTTGTTCGGCCAGTTGTTGCAGTAGAAGTTCAGAAACAAGGTGGGCACGAGCCAGAAGATCGCCATTTCACCGACATGCAACCAGCGCCAGTCCGGAGCCATGAGACGGCGGGTCCCGCGAATGGTCGAGCCCCAAACAAGATCCTGAGCGTAGAACAGGAAGAAACACAAGGCCACTGCGATGGCGATGATGCCGAAGAAGGAGGTGACGCGGCGCAGTCCGTCATGTTTGATCAGGTTGAAGGGGTAGCGTTCCCAAATGGTTTCGTACAGCCAGACCACCACGGTACAGCACATGATCCAGGCTATGTGGAAGTTGCCGGAAACCGTGTTGGCGAATTCTTCCCAGTAGGGCGGACAGATGGCCGTAAACTTTTGCCAGGGATAGAAGAGGATGGCCATGTGGGAATGCATGGTCACAAAGTACACAATCATGCTGAGGAAGAAGGTCACCAGAACGATGGTGATGCCGCGCGCTGGCTGGCCAAGCTTCTGCCAGGGGGCGTTTTCACAGGCCACCACCCAGCTTGGAGAGAGCCAGGATGCGATGGCCGCAAACATCATGATGGCTTCCGCCGCATACTCGATGGCGTAGAATTCCGTGATGCCCATGGCCATCAGCCGGTCTGGGTTGAAGTAGGCGATGCCGAAATTACCGAGGATTTCAACAAAGAAGCCCTTCATCAGGATGATCATGGCCGCCACGCTAACCAACGTGAGTACCGCCCCTTTGATCAGAGGATGGGTCTTGTTGAGCCAGCTTCTTTTGAATGGCCAGAAGTCGAAAATATAGGCCAGCCAGATGAAGAGGATGAGAAGCCAGCGGCAGACCATGTAACCCACATATGGGGTATACATGCGCATCAGGCCGCGTGGATCCTGGAATATCCACCACGTGGCGTAGAAAAACGCCAGGATGAGGAATGTATTGACCAGTGCCGGGATCGGGCCGTTCCAGCGTTTGACCAGCTTCCGGCTTTCAAGGTAGCTCACGCTACTATTGTCCATGTCGTAACTCCTTAGCGAGTTTCCAGGGAGGATGATCAAGCCTCGCTGTCCAACTGCTCTTTCTTCGATGGTGTTGATTGTAGTTCCGGGTCCGGAACCAGGTTTTCCAATTGCCCAGGCGTCACAGTTGCCGGATCGATCCCCATGGCCATGGCGCGGAGAAAACGTTCATTCTCGGTCAGGCGGATCCGTGCGGGCAGTTCCGTCTGCTTCGGTGTTTTCGCTGCATCCACCGTCTGGTCCAAGGCGGGAACAAAACGGCTGAAAAATTCTCTTCGCTTCATTTCGGCTTTCCGTCCGGTCATTCTCCGGGAAGCACGATGGAGGCAAAGGTGTGCATGCACTGAAGGGCCAGTTTTTCGGCCTCGTCGGCTCTGGAACTCTTCAGGGCGTTGAAAAGCTCCACATGGTACTCGAAGAGGAAGCCTGTCTGCACTTCGGCAAGCCCGGTTCCTGCGTGCTCAAGGTTGTGCGCCGCGGCCTGAAGCTCCTTCATGAGCAAGATCAGGTAGTCGTTGGCCGAGATTTTCGCCAAGGCCAGAAAAAAGGCGATGTAGGCCCGAGTGAAGATGGTGCTGTCGAAATTGACGATGGCTTCGCCCAGGCGGGCAGTGGCGTTTTCCAGCGTAGCGACATCCGAGGTGGTTAACCGGGAGGCCTGTTCGCGGGCGAGAGTTGGAATCACCAGGGCCAGGGTGTCCAGAATCTGCCGCGTGGCAATTTGCGACTTGCGTCTGCGGAGTTGATTCCAGCTGATGCGGCCATCCTTGCTTTTGAGGTAGCATCCGCTCTTTTGGCGGATCTCCACATAGCCCATGGTTTCGAGGTTGCAGAGCACTTCGCGGATGGTGTTGCGGCTGGTGTCGAACATCTCCGCGAGGCGACGCTCGCCGGGCAGCCGGTCTCCAACGGAAAAGGATGTCCCTTTAAGCATGTCCGCGACTTTTTGACAAAGAATGGGGCGTTGAGATGATGCCATATCTGGTCCAACCAGTTTTGAGTGTTTGTGGTGCTTTGTGTCTTTCAAGCTTCTTTAGTGGTGGAATGTGGAGTCGTGCAAGAGTTTGTCATTAATTTCACGCAAAACTGGTTGGGCCAGTTGTGGGGCGGGTAGAGGGTGAGGCGGGAGTAGCGCTGTATTTCTATGAAATATAGTGAGTTAAGGGTTGTTGGAGAGTTCAGGCGGGCACGTGCGAAAAAAGCGCACTGATGAGTTTCAGTGCGTTTTTTCGTGTGGAGGAGAATTTTTGGTTGGACCAGTAGGGGCGTTATCGGACAAATTTGGAGCTTACGGTGCTGGCATGGTCGGCGGCGCTAACCGGCCGCCTTGAGGCAACGTCTCAAACCATCCAGGAATTCGGGATAGAGTTCATGAAGTGGAGCTGGGGCGTCCGGGTCGTAGTTTCCGGGCAGGTTCGAACAGAAGATCAGCACGTTGGCCAGAACATCGTTGTCGAAAAAAGGTTGCGCATAGTAGGAGTGAATGCCTCGAGGAATGAATAGAGCCCAGTCGATGGGTTTGATACTTTTGGACGTTTCCATGACCACGTGGTGCGGCAGATTGAAGCGGACGATGTTTTCAGCGATGGACCCCTCGTAAGGATGGGTGTGATTTTCCGGAATGGTTTCGAAGGGCCCCCCCGCGCCGGTGACCAGCACCTTGTTTTCTGCGATGAAGATGCGTGAAAGCATGATGGCGTCCGTGGGCGAATTCGGTGGCAGGGCGTTGAGCATGGTTTTTAACAGCTCCTTGATGGTCGTGCACGTGCCCATGGCTTCAATGATTTCCGGGGAGAGCACGGACTCGTTGCCGCGCACGGGCACTCCTTTGCATGCCTGGCAGCTGTTCATGTGAGTCAGCGTGACCCATAGCAGATTTTCTTCGTCTCGGGCGATTGCCTGGATACGGGCCATGCACTGGTGATGCCTGCCCATGCTGTCGGTCACGCTCAGTTCACCGTTCCAGCAGTCGGAAAAGATCAGCCCCTCATATATCTGGAACAGTTTTGCTCCGGAATTTTTTTGGAGTATCCTGTCAAAATCCAGGGTCGGAATGTCCTTGGCCGGGTAGTGCAGCATCCTTTGCGCGGCCTGGTTGGCCATAAACACTTTGCGGTCGGAGAAGCGGATGAGCAGGACCGGATCGTCCAACAGGTCGATCTTGTCGCTAAGGCCCGGACGTCCCTCGATGGAAAGGATTGTGTTCACGTGAGAGCCGATGTCCATGAGTAGCCCCACAGAACAGGTGGGAAACGCCGGGTCGGGCATGGCCATGATCTTGAACCAGCCCGTGGCGTCGTTTGAAGAGCGCATGCGGAAGGTACAGGCTGTGGGCTGGCGATTGCGAATTTGATCGAAACAGTGGAAGAACCTTTCGCGGTCCTCTTTGAAGATCATCTGCCTGGCAAGTCCGGGATTCTGGAGCACCGATTTGGCCTGCTCCCCTAGGGAGGGGATGGTGTGCGCATTGAGGAAGGTGATATCATTGCGCACGATGTCGACGCGCCAGGCAAGAGCTGGCAGCATGGCCAGATAGGCGGCCATGCACTCGTCGTCCCGTGCTTTCGTGTTTTCAAGATGCGTAGGCATTCGTGATTCCTTGTTTGTGTGAGTGCGATTGCGGATTGCCCACTTTACTCTTGTACTGCCTCTGTTGGCAAACCTTCTGATGCGTTGGTCCTACCAGCTCGTGCGCAGGCTAGGCGTTCCGCTTGGGTTCGCCACGCCGTCTTCATCGAACCGAATCCGCTGTGGACAAACGAGAAGGCCGTTTGCTTTTTGTGATGGATTTATTGGGCCCATTGCTGGGAAAAAAAGCAAAAGAAAAAGGGTTGCAACATTTCTGCTGCAACCCTTTGACTTACTGGTGCCGAAGAGAGGACTCGAACCTCCACCGGGGAACCCCGACTAGACCCTGAACCTAGCGTGTCTACCAATTCCACCACTTCGGCGTGACGTGAGAAGCGTGTTTATGTGAGAGGTTTGGGTTTGGCAAGGGTTTTGTTGGCTTTTTTTTAATTAATTTTTTTAAACACGTGATTTCAGGGCATTGAATCGGGTCGTGGGCATTTTTCTCGCGAATGAGCCTGTGTTGAAGCCTGGGTTCTTTTGGTATAGAGGCAAGCCAGCTTGTTGCCTGGAGGAAAAAATTTCATGCATTGCGTTACTTGGCCGGATCAGATCAGCGGCCTGGAAAAAGGGTCCTGCGTCACCATCGGCAATTTTGACGGGGTCCACATTGGACACCAGCGTCTCATTGCCCGGGTGCGGGACCTGGCTGCCGGTTTCGGCCTGCCGTCGGTGGTCATCACCTTCGAGCCTCATCCCCTGCGTTTTTTCACGGGAAAGAAAACCCCGCCTTTCATTAC
Encoded here:
- a CDS encoding PAS domain-containing protein, which translates into the protein MPTHLENTKARDDECMAAYLAMLPALAWRVDIVRNDITFLNAHTIPSLGEQAKSVLQNPGLARQMIFKEDRERFFHCFDQIRNRQPTACTFRMRSSNDATGWFKIMAMPDPAFPTCSVGLLMDIGSHVNTILSIEGRPGLSDKIDLLDDPVLLIRFSDRKVFMANQAAQRMLHYPAKDIPTLDFDRILQKNSGAKLFQIYEGLIFSDCWNGELSVTDSMGRHHQCMARIQAIARDEENLLWVTLTHMNSCQACKGVPVRGNESVLSPEIIEAMGTCTTIKELLKTMLNALPPNSPTDAIMLSRIFIAENKVLVTGAGGPFETIPENHTHPYEGSIAENIVRFNLPHHVVMETSKSIKPIDWALFIPRGIHSYYAQPFFDNDVLANVLIFCSNLPGNYDPDAPAPLHELYPEFLDGLRRCLKAAG
- a CDS encoding FadR/GntR family transcriptional regulator, which encodes MASSQRPILCQKVADMLKGTSFSVGDRLPGERRLAEMFDTSRNTIREVLCNLETMGYVEIRQKSGCYLKSKDGRISWNQLRRRKSQIATRQILDTLALVIPTLAREQASRLTTSDVATLENATARLGEAIVNFDSTIFTRAYIAFFLALAKISANDYLILLMKELQAAAHNLEHAGTGLAEVQTGFLFEYHVELFNALKSSRADEAEKLALQCMHTFASIVLPGE
- a CDS encoding MBL fold metallo-hydrolase, which codes for MSTNRNNISRRDFVKGAATGLVAGTFASMGMYSYSPWAYSRLPKTQRNQQDFGTCRSVRVTNISETSWFNNAHLIGDIHEAGGLLVNQYTLNWAPLANGKGSGKGSYEEGISTIKDLLPHDLEKAWEIQKKLSLHPENPGGYSCLLEVEALDGTVRKFLLDTGWSYEWMDSCFKREGIDQMLRDQEIEALFISHEHWDHFWGLPVTMKYDNRIPLYVHDGFYKEGLQYIKDSGYKGEPVIVNKPVTQIAPGMALLKFDVPIINRVFGETSLAFNIKDKGLVLVSGCNHQGILQFADFAFTNLKYDNDKFYGIYGGLHISPFEDWDPKYDDLVIALGQWGFELIGCNHCTGHLTAKKFVEAGYPVVRGTARFRSASEDYLGNGDKITFG